The Ectothiorhodospiraceae bacterium BW-2 nucleotide sequence ATTGATGCGCTGATTGTGATGCCGCAGACGACGCCAGAGATCAAAGTGAGTGCGGTAAGGCGCTACGGCGCACGGGTGACGCTCCACGGTAGCAGCTATAACGAGGCGTTCGACTACGCCCTCAAGTGTGCTAAAGAGAGTGGCAAAACCTATATCCCCCCCTATGACGATCCCGATGTGATTGCCGGACAGGGGACGATCGCGATGGAGCTGCTGCGCCAGCACCAAGACCCGTTAGATGCGATCTTTGTCCCGGTCGGCGGAGGGGGGCTGATCGCCGGTATCGCCGTCTATGTGAAGGCGATACGGCCCGACATTAAGATCATTGGGGTCGAGCCTGAAGATGCCGCCTCTCTCAGAGCTGCGCTGCTAGCTAACGAGCGGGTGGTACTCGATCAGGTAGGGCTCTTCGCCGATGGCGTCGCTGTTAAGCAGGTCGGAGAGGAGCCCTACCGCATCGCCCGCGAGTGTGTCGATGAGGTGATTACGGTCACCGCAGATGAAATTTGTGCGGCAATTAAAGATGTCTTTGAAGATACTCGCTCGGTTAGTGAACCGGCCGGGGCTCTCGCTGTGGCAGGTATGAAGCGCTATCTGCAGCAACATAACCTGACCGAGCAGAACCATATCGCCATCATTAGCGGGGCAAATATGAACTTCGATAGGCTGCGCCATGTGGCCGAAAGGGCGGAGCTTGGGGAGCGGCGCGAGGCGGTGCTGGCGGTGACGATTCCTGAAAAGCCGGGCAGTTTTCGCCACTTTTGCCAACTTTTGGGCAGTCGGGCGATTACCGAATTTAACTATCGTATGGCCGATTCCCGGCAGGCCCATATCTTCGTCGGTATTCAACTCACCGGAGCTGAGCAGGAGCTAAGTGAGCTGCTGCAACAGCTACAGCACAACGATCTGCCCGCCATCGATTTAAGCGATAACGAAGCGGCCAAACTCCATGTGCGCTATATGGTCGGCGGACGGGCTAAGGTCGATCATGAGCGGCTAATGCGGTTTGAGTTTCCCGAGCGCCCCGGCGCACTGCTCCACTTTTTGAACCGCACCGGAGGCCACTGGAATATCAGCCTGTTTCACTACCGCAACCATGGTGCCGCCTACGGTCGAGTCTTGGTGGGGATGCAGGTGCCGCCGGGGGATGAGGCTGCCTTTAGGGACTTTCTGGAGCAGGTGGGGTATCGCTGGTGGGATGAGGCGGCGAATCCGATCTATGGGCTGTTTTTGCAGTGAGGGTGGCGAGCCGGTTGAGCTGCGCTAGCGCACTCTCGAAATCGAAACTCTCTACCGCATCGATAAACGGGTCGTAGTCTGCACCAAAATAGCTCTGTAGCAGCGCCGTATGCCTCTCGACCGTCTTTAGGCTGGCGATGTTACTCATCTCTAGCTGCTGGGTCAATTCGGCGCGGAGAGGCTCAAAGGCGGTTAAATCGATGCGGGCACCACGCTCGGGTGTCGCGCTCCCCTGTGGCGGCGGTAGGTGGCGCAAGATAGCGTGAATAAGCTGATCTAGAACGGGGGTGAGGTCGGCTAGCGGCTGCTCTAGCAGCGGTAACTCTTTACCGCTTGTTATCGCCGTTTCGATAGTTGCCGCCATTTGGCTCAGCTCGCGAAGCCCAATTTGTGCGGCACTCCCCTTTAGCGTGTGGGCGATACGGCGGGCGCTCTCTCGGTCACCCTTTTGCAGCGTTTGAGTCAGTTCGGTCATAAAAGAGCGGTGGTTGCGGGCGAATTTATGTATCAATTTGAGTAGCAGCGCCTCCTTGCCCATGGTATGGCTCAACGCTATGCTGGCATCGATTCCTGGTAGCTGGCGCCAGTCGAGGCTAGGAGCCGACTCAGGCGATGGCGGGGCGGGGGGTGGGGCGGGAGCCTGGGAGGTTGGCCGTTTGGCAAGTTGTAGTAGCTGTTGCCATAACTCTGCCGGCACAATCGGTTTGGCAAGATAGCCGCTCATGCCGGCTTGCAGACAGCGTTGGCGATCTTCCGCTAGCGCATTGGCGGTCATCGCGATAATTGGCGTCTGCTTCCCTTGGGGGAGTTTGAGGATCTCAGTGGTTGCCGTTAAGCCATCCATCACCGGCATCTGTATATCCATTAAGATAGCGCTATAGCCTGCCGCCCCCTTTTGGGCCACCTTTTGCACCGCAACGGCACCATTTTCGGCCCAATCGACCCCAAAGCCGCCCTCTTGTAGCAGTTCGGTCGCTACATCGCGATTTATCTCATTATCCTCTACCAGTAGCAGGGTAGCCCCTTTGAGGGCGCTAAGCGCTTTTGGGTTCTCCTCTAGCGCTAGGGATGACTCTGTAGCGTGCAGCTCCTCCAGTGCCATCTTGCTTAGGCTAAACGGCAATGTCACCCAAAAGGTTGAACCCTTACCCAAAGCGCTGTGCACCCCTACCTTGCCCCGCATCAGCTCTACTAGTTGTTTCGATATCGCTAGCCCCAATCCGGTGCCGCCATGTTGACGGGTGGTACTCGGGTCGGCCTGTTCAAACTGCCGAAATAGCCGCCGCTGCTGTTCAGGGGAGATGCCGATACCGGTATCGCTAATCTCAAAACGGAGCTCTACCTGTTCGCTCGTACGGGTTAGGCTTGAGAGGGTGAGGCTGATTCGACCTTGATCGGTAAATTTAACCGCGTTAGTGCCAAAGTTAATTAAAATTTGTCCTAAACGGAGCGGATCCCCCACCAGTGCTCGCGGCACATCAGGGTTAATCCATACCTGTAGCTGTAGCTCTTTAGTCCGGCTCTGATCGTAGATGAGTGTCGTGACGCTCTCAATGACCTGATTGAGGTTAAACGACCGCTGCTCTAGCTCCAGTTTGCCCGCTTCGATTTTAGAGAGATCGAGAATATCGTTAATCAGCCCCAATAGGTGGCGCCCCGAGAGCTGAATCCGCTCCAAATAGTTACGCTGTTTGGGGGTTAAAGAGCTCTTTAGCGCTAAGTGGGTGGTGCCGATAATCGCATTCATCGGGGTGCGAATCTCATGGCTCATATTGGCCAGAAAGTCCGATTTAAGTTGCGCTGCCGATTCGGCCAGCGCTTTAGCTTCGGCAAGCTGCTCTAGCGCCTCATGTTCGGCGCTAATATCGTCAACGACCCACACCGTCCCCTTGTCGGGATCGTCAACGCTGACGGCAGCGCCGGCTAATCGTGCCCAAAAGCGGCTGCCGTCACGGCGCAGTAGCTGCTGCTCTCGCTTGTGGGTCTCTCCGTTCCAGATCAGCGTGTAGGAGGCCGTGTCGATCTGAGCCTCCTCTTCACTGGTGTACCAAATGCGTGTTTTTTGTCCCACCATCTCCCCCTCAGGCCAGCCGAATATCTCATGGAGGCGCTGGTTACAGCGGATTAACACCCGATGTTGAATAAGGGCGATGCCGGAGCTGGCGGTCTCAAAAATCGCCTGCTGCTCTTGGTAGGCTAGCAGCAGTGCATCGGCGGCCATGCGATCTTCGGTGATATCGTCAATCACCCAGACCGAACCCTTATCGGGGTGGTGGTGGTCGATGGCGCGGCCGGTGATACGAGTCCAAAAGCGGCTGCCGTTGTGGCGCACCATCTGGCGCTGACAGGCGAAGGCGTGGCCGGCCCAGATTTTGGGGTAGGCTTGCTGGCTAAACTGCTCATAGCCATCCTCGTCGGCAAACAGGACCCTGGTCGAGCGGTGAATCAGATCGCCCTCATGCCAGCCAAAGATGCCGTAGGTACGCTGATTGCAGCTAACGATGCGCCGATCGATCACCAGCATAATGCCGGAGTTGGCAGAGTCGAGGATCGCTTGCTGCTCGGCGGTGCGTTGAGTAACGACATCCTCTAAATGGTGACGGTGGCGCTCTAGCTCCTCCTGTAGCTCTATCCGTTGGGTAATATCCTCTTTAATGGCTAGGTAGTGGCTAATTTGGCCACTTTCGAGACGAACGGGTGAGATGCGGGCGTGTTCAATATACTCACTGCCATCTTTGCGTTGATTAATGAGCTCCCCTTGCCAGGTCATACCTAGTTGTAGTCGTGCCCACATCTCCCGATAGACCGATTGGGGAGTGCGCCCCGACTGTAGTATGCGCGGATTTTGGCCTAGCGCCTCCTCACGACTGTAGCCGGTCGCCTCGGTAAAGGCGGCGTTGACATACTCAATTTCGGCCTCCAGATTGGTGATCACGATGCTTTCGGAGCTCTGCTCTACCGCTAGATAGAGTCTATTGAGCTGATTTTGAACTCGCTTTTCAGCGCTAATATCGCGCCACATTGCTAACATATAGGTGTGTTGGCGCAGTGTGAGGGTGCCGATATTGACATGAACATCGATAACATGCCCCTCTTTGTGCCGATGCTGGGTGACAAATGAGCTGTGGCCATGTTGCTGCACCTCTGCGGCAATATGATCG carries:
- the ilvA gene encoding threonine ammonia-lyase, biosynthetic, encoding MFDDYIRKILTARVYDVAQETPLDWAPNLSRRYRNQIWFKREDLQPVFSFKLRGAYNRMVKLTAAQRQPGVITSSAGNHAQGVALSARYLGIDALIVMPQTTPEIKVSAVRRYGARVTLHGSSYNEAFDYALKCAKESGKTYIPPYDDPDVIAGQGTIAMELLRQHQDPLDAIFVPVGGGGLIAGIAVYVKAIRPDIKIIGVEPEDAASLRAALLANERVVLDQVGLFADGVAVKQVGEEPYRIARECVDEVITVTADEICAAIKDVFEDTRSVSEPAGALAVAGMKRYLQQHNLTEQNHIAIISGANMNFDRLRHVAERAELGERREAVLAVTIPEKPGSFRHFCQLLGSRAITEFNYRMADSRQAHIFVGIQLTGAEQELSELLQQLQHNDLPAIDLSDNEAAKLHVRYMVGGRAKVDHERLMRFEFPERPGALLHFLNRTGGHWNISLFHYRNHGAAYGRVLVGMQVPPGDEAAFRDFLEQVGYRWWDEAANPIYGLFLQ
- a CDS encoding PAS domain S-box protein; its protein translation is MPPPTPSLELNGETLQLRQPLRWPPSLGDKSEGQEYGFIYLKVDLAPELQRLRHNELLFQLPLIATLLLLATALSLWLHYHLVIPLQQLIQASRTIGTERERPLPEQWLGELGQLAIAFNQMLQRLSEQHHQLTQSEYELTERMKELSCLYDIFRITEEHTELASMFSAIVKRLPAAMRYPAQCAALIECADSRYGRKYDGPTIHQRFCRDSDHNCTLSVSYRLPPPEGEVPAFIPEEITLLEAIAKRLAESVKRHQEQQQLEDNLALMSAILEQAPDAIELADPKSMTIIEANPASCNMLGYHRHERIGQAVAAFQAELTQDQLDHIAAEVQQHGHSSFVTQHRHKEGHVIDVHVNIGTLTLRQHTYMLAMWRDISAEKRVQNQLNRLYLAVEQSSESIVITNLEAEIEYVNAAFTEATGYSREEALGQNPRILQSGRTPQSVYREMWARLQLGMTWQGELINQRKDGSEYIEHARISPVRLESGQISHYLAIKEDITQRIELQEELERHRHHLEDVVTQRTAEQQAILDSANSGIMLVIDRRIVSCNQRTYGIFGWHEGDLIHRSTRVLFADEDGYEQFSQQAYPKIWAGHAFACQRQMVRHNGSRFWTRITGRAIDHHHPDKGSVWVIDDITEDRMAADALLLAYQEQQAIFETASSGIALIQHRVLIRCNQRLHEIFGWPEGEMVGQKTRIWYTSEEEAQIDTASYTLIWNGETHKREQQLLRRDGSRFWARLAGAAVSVDDPDKGTVWVVDDISAEHEALEQLAEAKALAESAAQLKSDFLANMSHEIRTPMNAIIGTTHLALKSSLTPKQRNYLERIQLSGRHLLGLINDILDLSKIEAGKLELEQRSFNLNQVIESVTTLIYDQSRTKELQLQVWINPDVPRALVGDPLRLGQILINFGTNAVKFTDQGRISLTLSSLTRTSEQVELRFEISDTGIGISPEQQRRLFRQFEQADPSTTRQHGGTGLGLAISKQLVELMRGKVGVHSALGKGSTFWVTLPFSLSKMALEELHATESSLALEENPKALSALKGATLLLVEDNEINRDVATELLQEGGFGVDWAENGAVAVQKVAQKGAAGYSAILMDIQMPVMDGLTATTEILKLPQGKQTPIIAMTANALAEDRQRCLQAGMSGYLAKPIVPAELWQQLLQLAKRPTSQAPAPPPAPPSPESAPSLDWRQLPGIDASIALSHTMGKEALLLKLIHKFARNHRSFMTELTQTLQKGDRESARRIAHTLKGSAAQIGLRELSQMAATIETAITSGKELPLLEQPLADLTPVLDQLIHAILRHLPPPQGSATPERGARIDLTAFEPLRAELTQQLEMSNIASLKTVERHTALLQSYFGADYDPFIDAVESFDFESALAQLNRLATLTAKTAHRSDSPPHPTSDTPPAPESP